CGACATTGACAAGGCGATTGTCGAGAGAGCCCAAATGCTCACCAATGACTTTTCTGTCGTTGCAAGAACCGCCAAGGAACAGGGAAGCGCAGGTTTGGAGAAGCTTAACCTGACACCTGGAACCCCTGTAAAGCCTATGCTTGCACAGCTGGCGCCGCCACTTGATGAAATCATTCCGGAGATGGGATGTGCACTCTGTGACACCAAATATGATGGAATAAGGCTGCAGGTGCATCGAAGCGGCGATGAAATCAACATGTTCACACGTAGGCTTGAAAACATCACACATGCGCTGCCTGAAATCGTTGAGCTCTTTGACGAACACATGCCCCATGAGGACTATATCGTTGAGGGAGAGGTAATCGCAACCCGTGACGGCAAGCCGTTGCCCTTCCAGAATGTCCTGCACAGGGTCAGAAGAAAGCACAATGTGGAAGAGGCCATGGAAAATGTTCCCCTAAAGGTATACCTCTTTGATGTGATGTATTACAAGCAGCCACTGATTGATGAGCCTTTGAAGAACAGGAGAAATGTCCTGGAAAGCATTGTCGACACATCCGTTGATGAGATGAACCTGAGCACACTGAAAGTTGCGAATGCCGACAACATCCCAGAGATTCAGAAACTCTTTGAATGGTCAATAAACGAGGGCCATGAGGGCATAATGATCAAGGACTGCAGTTCACCATACATTCCAGGACTCAGAGGCAAAAAAATGCTTAAGTACAAGGCCGAGCCGGAAACATTGGACATGGTGGTCACTGGAGGAATATACGGCATCGGAAAACGAGGAGACTTTGTCGGATCTTACCTTGTTGCACTCAGGGATGAAAACGATGATTTCAAGAGCGTGGCATTGGTCGGAACCGGCCTTGACGATGCAACCCTTGAATACCTCACCGGCAAAATGAAGGAGCTTGAAATCTCAACCAAAGGACGTGAAATCAAGGTTGAACCGAAAATCGTTCTGGAGATTGCATTTTCAGAAATCGTTGAATCACCTGAATACGAAACAGGCTATTCATTGAGATTCCCTGTTGTCAAGAACATAAGAAAGGACAAAAGCCCAATGGATGCCGACACAGTTGAGAGGCTGCTTTCAATGTACCGCACAGGCAACTGAGCAACGCCGAATAACTGTTTATCTATTTACTTATTTTTTTCTTTTTTAATTCATTCCAATTTTGCAACCGCCCCATCACATCTATTTAAGCTATGAAAATCCATTATTACACATGGAAATCACAGACGACAAACTATTGAGGATAGCGCTGGTGACCTCGCTGATTGGAATAATAGGCCTGATAATCTTCACCCCGACGATTGAGGTCAAGGAAGTGGGCATCGGGGACATTAACAGGGGGATGATTGATGAGGAGGTCAAGGTCACGGGAGTGATTACCGATGTGGCCCAGTCAAGCTCAAAAACAAGCTACTTTCTGACAATAAACGACGGTGAAGCGCAGATTCCCCTTATCATTTTTGAAAGCCAGGTTAGCGAAATCCAGTCAAGGAACCTTGACATTGAGGACTTTAAAGACCGGAAGGTTCAGGTTGTCGGGACAATTACCGAGTACAATTCCGATTTGGAACTTATCCTATCGAATGGGGACAGCCTAAGAATAATCAATTAACAATACTTATTTATTGATTGATGACAAAAAATAACTTATATAAACTTAAAAGGAAATTAAAACATGTCAAATAAAAAAAGATTATTTGGGACTTTTGGAGTTAGAAGAACCGCCAATGATGTTTTAACACCTGAATTCGCAACAAGGCTTGCAGCCTGTTACGGCACACAGATTCAGGGCACAGTTGCTGTTGGTGGAGATACACGTACTTCAACTCCTATGCTAATGGAAGCCGTGAAAGCTGGGCTTTTATCTTCAGGATGTGATGTGGTGGATTTGGGAATCCTACCTACCCCTGGTGTCCAGTATGCGGTTCGCAAGTATTACGATGGAGGAGTGATGATTACCGCTTCACACAACCCTCCGAAATATAACGGCATCAAATTCTTGGATGCTGACGGGATTGGAATACCTGACGATATGGAACTGGAAATTGAAAGATTATACTTCGATGCCGAACCTAAAAGGGCAGATTTCTCTGAAATCGGCGAAGTTTACATTAATGACAAGATTATCGATGAATACGTTGATGAGGCAATCTCAAAAGTCGATGCCGAAGCAATCAGGAACGCCAATTTGAAGGTTGTTGTGGATTGCGGATCCGGTGCCGGCTGCTACACTGCCCCATACCTAATCCGCAAGCTCGGCTGTGATGTAACCAGTCTAAATTCACAACCTGACGGATTTTTCCCTGGACGTGACCCTGAACCTATTGAAGAGAACCTTCAGGAATTGATCAGCGTCGTCAAGGAGCTTGGCGCCGATATCGGCCTTGCACATGACGGGGATGCCGACAGGACAATCTGCATCGACGAGAAGGGCAATTTCGTTTTGGGCGACAAGACATTCACACTCGTTGAAAAGCAGATGCTTAAGGAAAACAACGGCGGAACCATTGTCACCACTGTTGCAACATCACAGGCAATATATGACGTTGCCGAAGAGTTC
Above is a genomic segment from Methanobrevibacter thaueri containing:
- a CDS encoding ATP-dependent DNA ligase, producing MKYQELVDVYSRLEATTKRLEKTEIISDYLKTLDSDTIEKVGLLILGTVFPAWSSEEIGIGGKLVERAVAEAVGTTQAAVEDAVRDEGDIGLACIKLYAKKSQVTFFSQPLTIDFVFNSLRKLSQISGSRSTNRKIAVLLELLSQASATEAKYLTRTITEELRIGVGDGIVRDAIADAFDIDKAIVERAQMLTNDFSVVARTAKEQGSAGLEKLNLTPGTPVKPMLAQLAPPLDEIIPEMGCALCDTKYDGIRLQVHRSGDEINMFTRRLENITHALPEIVELFDEHMPHEDYIVEGEVIATRDGKPLPFQNVLHRVRRKHNVEEAMENVPLKVYLFDVMYYKQPLIDEPLKNRRNVLESIVDTSVDEMNLSTLKVANADNIPEIQKLFEWSINEGHEGIMIKDCSSPYIPGLRGKKMLKYKAEPETLDMVVTGGIYGIGKRGDFVGSYLVALRDENDDFKSVALVGTGLDDATLEYLTGKMKELEISTKGREIKVEPKIVLEIAFSEIVESPEYETGYSLRFPVVKNIRKDKSPMDADTVERLLSMYRTGN
- a CDS encoding exodeoxyribonuclease VII large subunit codes for the protein MQPPHHIYLSYENPLLHMEITDDKLLRIALVTSLIGIIGLIIFTPTIEVKEVGIGDINRGMIDEEVKVTGVITDVAQSSSKTSYFLTINDGEAQIPLIIFESQVSEIQSRNLDIEDFKDRKVQVVGTITEYNSDLELILSNGDSLRIIN
- the glmM gene encoding phosphoglucosamine mutase; amino-acid sequence: MSNKKRLFGTFGVRRTANDVLTPEFATRLAACYGTQIQGTVAVGGDTRTSTPMLMEAVKAGLLSSGCDVVDLGILPTPGVQYAVRKYYDGGVMITASHNPPKYNGIKFLDADGIGIPDDMELEIERLYFDAEPKRADFSEIGEVYINDKIIDEYVDEAISKVDAEAIRNANLKVVVDCGSGAGCYTAPYLIRKLGCDVTSLNSQPDGFFPGRDPEPIEENLQELISVVKELGADIGLAHDGDADRTICIDEKGNFVLGDKTFTLVEKQMLKENNGGTIVTTVATSQAIYDVAEEFNGEVIATAVGDLLVARKLKDTDGLFGGEENGGLIFPDFVYGRDAVMTVAKILEIVAKESKPLSELVAELPVYYASKMKIECPDDEKEFVMTSIADEIKTTTDFELDLTDGVKILKDDGWVIIRPSGTEPIFRCFAESDSQDKADEMTDWGISLINKYKK